A region of Alkalidesulfovibrio alkalitolerans DSM 16529 DNA encodes the following proteins:
- a CDS encoding glutamine--tRNA ligase/YqeY domain fusion protein, producing MSDTEKPAAPKNFIRAIVEDDLATNKWEGRVHTRFPPEPNGYLHIGHAKSICLNFGLARDYDGKCNLRFDDTNPLKEEVEYVDSIQEDVRWLGFTWDNRFFASDYFERIFECAVKLIEMGKAYVDSLSAEEIRQYRGTLKEPGRNSPFRERGVEENLDLFRRMRAGEFPDGAHVLRAKIDMASPNIVMRDPTLYRIRHAAHHRTGTNWCIYPMYDFTHCLSDSFEGITHSICTLEFENNRELYDWVLDTLGLYHPRQYEFARLNMTHVALSKRKLIKLVESGVVDGWDDPRMPTISGFRRRGYTPESIRDFCERIGVARSANVVDYALLEHCLREDLNARAPRVMGVLRPLKLTIVNYPEDQVEEFEFPYHPEDESQGSRKLPFCRDLWIERTDFMEDAPKKWFRLAPGKEVRLRYAYYVRCVEVVKDASGEVVEVRCEYDPATKGGWSDDGRKVKGTLHWLSARHAAPAEFRLYDHLFPAEGPSDEAEGDGLNLDSLEIVRGYVEPGLAQAEPGWRCQFERTGYFCADTRHSKPGAPVFNRTTGLRDSFAREMQKG from the coding sequence ATGAGCGATACCGAAAAGCCCGCAGCGCCGAAGAACTTCATCAGGGCCATCGTCGAGGACGATCTCGCGACCAACAAGTGGGAAGGCCGCGTGCACACCCGCTTTCCTCCGGAGCCCAACGGCTACCTGCACATCGGCCACGCCAAGTCCATCTGTCTGAACTTCGGGCTGGCGCGCGACTACGATGGCAAGTGCAACCTGCGCTTCGACGACACCAACCCCCTGAAGGAAGAGGTGGAGTACGTCGATTCCATTCAGGAGGACGTGCGCTGGCTCGGCTTTACGTGGGACAACCGCTTCTTCGCCTCGGACTATTTCGAGCGTATCTTCGAGTGCGCCGTCAAGCTCATCGAGATGGGCAAGGCCTACGTGGACTCGCTCTCCGCCGAGGAAATCCGGCAGTATCGCGGCACGCTCAAGGAGCCGGGCAGGAACAGCCCCTTTCGCGAGCGCGGCGTGGAGGAAAACCTCGATCTTTTCCGCCGCATGCGCGCGGGCGAGTTCCCGGACGGCGCGCACGTCCTGAGGGCAAAGATCGACATGGCCAGCCCCAACATCGTCATGCGCGACCCCACGCTCTACCGCATTCGCCACGCCGCGCACCACCGCACGGGCACAAACTGGTGCATCTATCCCATGTACGACTTCACGCACTGCCTCTCGGACTCCTTCGAGGGCATCACGCATTCCATCTGCACCCTGGAGTTCGAGAACAACCGCGAACTCTACGACTGGGTGCTGGACACGCTCGGGCTCTACCATCCGCGTCAGTACGAGTTCGCGCGGCTGAACATGACCCACGTGGCGCTTTCCAAGCGCAAGCTCATCAAGCTCGTGGAGTCCGGCGTGGTGGACGGCTGGGACGACCCGCGCATGCCCACGATCTCGGGCTTTCGCCGCCGGGGCTACACGCCCGAGTCCATTCGCGACTTTTGCGAGCGCATCGGCGTGGCGCGCAGCGCCAACGTCGTGGACTACGCGCTGCTCGAACACTGCCTGCGCGAGGATTTGAACGCCCGCGCGCCGCGCGTCATGGGCGTGCTCAGACCCCTTAAGCTGACCATCGTGAACTACCCCGAGGACCAGGTCGAGGAATTCGAGTTCCCCTACCATCCGGAGGACGAGTCCCAGGGCAGCCGCAAGCTGCCGTTTTGCCGCGACCTGTGGATCGAGCGCACGGACTTCATGGAGGACGCGCCCAAGAAGTGGTTCCGCCTCGCGCCGGGCAAGGAGGTCCGGCTGCGCTACGCCTACTACGTGCGCTGCGTGGAGGTGGTGAAGGACGCCTCGGGCGAGGTCGTGGAGGTCAGGTGCGAGTACGACCCGGCCACCAAGGGCGGCTGGTCCGACGACGGCCGCAAGGTCAAGGGCACGCTGCACTGGCTTTCCGCACGCCACGCCGCGCCCGCCGAGTTCAGGCTCTACGACCACCTCTTCCCGGCCGAGGGGCCGTCGGACGAGGCCGAGGGCGACGGCCTGAATCTCGATTCGCTCGAAATCGTGCGGGGCTACGTGGAGCCCGGGCTTGCCCAGGCCGAGCCGGGCTGGCGCTGCCAGTTCGAGCGCACGGGCTATTTCTGCGCGGACACGCGCCACAGCAAGCCCGGCGCGCCGGTCTTCAACCGCACCACCGGCCTTCGCGACTCCTTCGCCAGGGAGATGCAGAAGGGCTGA
- a CDS encoding DUF438 domain-containing protein — protein MELSPKTKIGALVAAYPFLLEYLAARSPAFEKLRNPLLLKTVAKIAPISQAASMGGLDETELLFGIAAEIYRTTGESVTVVGREGGAATAGGAASESGADDPGVGEPIAHGPQGREQRVKVLKDIVMRLHKGEPVDEVRAEFHELLAHVSPAEIGAMEQELVKEGVPESEIKRLCELHVELFTAATKAPELPDVPPGHPLHTYRAENREAEAKAAALQDAASLALDPLTFAAARGALRTGLADLTHVVRHYERKENQLFPIMERHGLTAPPQVMWEIHDDIRKQLKQAAALLDAGDPAAAPLLAEACVAVRDMVFKEERILFPMVWATFSEADWGAARHGEEDIGFAWVAPGDEWRPAEGAAQAVGAGAGRFASDSSGGAGALASGTVGGAGALASGAMGGAGALASGTAGGTDRLASAAAGLVELDAGRLRPEVVNAILKTLPVDLSFVDAGDRVAYFSQTEERIFPRSPGIIGRDVSKCHPPKSVHMVEEILRKFRSGERDTAEFWIELGGRFVHIRYFAVRQADGTYEGCLEVSQDVTAIRALTGQRRLLEWN, from the coding sequence ATGGAGCTTTCCCCGAAGACCAAGATCGGCGCGCTGGTCGCCGCGTACCCGTTTCTGCTGGAATATCTGGCCGCCAGGTCGCCCGCGTTCGAGAAGCTGCGCAACCCCCTGCTGCTGAAGACCGTGGCCAAGATCGCGCCCATCTCGCAGGCCGCCTCCATGGGCGGGCTGGACGAGACCGAACTGCTGTTCGGCATCGCGGCCGAGATCTACCGCACCACGGGCGAGAGCGTGACCGTGGTGGGCCGGGAGGGCGGCGCGGCCACGGCAGGCGGGGCCGCTTCGGAATCCGGGGCGGACGATCCCGGCGTGGGCGAGCCGATCGCGCACGGTCCGCAGGGGCGGGAGCAGCGCGTGAAGGTGCTGAAGGACATCGTGATGCGCCTGCACAAGGGCGAACCCGTGGACGAGGTGCGCGCCGAGTTCCACGAGTTGCTCGCTCACGTCTCGCCCGCCGAGATCGGGGCCATGGAGCAGGAGCTTGTGAAGGAGGGCGTGCCCGAATCCGAGATCAAGCGCCTGTGCGAACTGCACGTGGAGCTTTTCACGGCCGCCACGAAGGCCCCGGAGCTGCCGGACGTGCCGCCGGGCCATCCGCTGCACACCTACCGGGCCGAGAACCGCGAGGCCGAGGCCAAGGCGGCGGCGTTGCAGGACGCGGCCTCGCTGGCGCTCGATCCCCTGACCTTTGCCGCCGCGCGCGGGGCGTTGCGCACGGGCCTGGCCGATCTGACCCACGTCGTGCGCCACTACGAGCGCAAGGAGAACCAGCTTTTCCCGATCATGGAGCGCCACGGCCTGACCGCGCCGCCGCAGGTGATGTGGGAGATACACGACGACATCCGCAAGCAGCTCAAGCAGGCCGCCGCGCTGCTCGACGCGGGCGACCCGGCCGCCGCGCCGCTGCTGGCCGAGGCCTGCGTGGCCGTGCGCGACATGGTCTTCAAGGAGGAGCGCATCCTCTTCCCCATGGTCTGGGCGACCTTCTCAGAGGCCGACTGGGGTGCCGCGCGCCACGGCGAGGAGGACATCGGCTTCGCCTGGGTCGCGCCTGGCGACGAATGGCGGCCCGCCGAGGGGGCGGCCCAGGCCGTGGGCGCTGGCGCTGGGCGTTTCGCCTCGGACTCGTCCGGCGGGGCTGGCGCTCTTGCTTCGGGAACTGTCGGCGGGGCTGGCGCTCTCGCGTCGGGTGCGATGGGGGGTGCTGGCGCTCTCGCTTCGGGAACGGCTGGGGGTACTGATCGTCTTGCCTCGGCTGCGGCCGGGCTCGTGGAACTCGACGCCGGGCGGCTCAGGCCCGAGGTGGTGAACGCCATCCTCAAGACGCTGCCCGTGGACCTCTCCTTCGTGGACGCGGGCGACCGCGTGGCCTACTTCTCGCAGACCGAGGAGCGCATCTTCCCGCGCAGCCCCGGCATCATCGGCCGCGACGTGAGCAAGTGCCACCCGCCCAAGAGCGTGCACATGGTGGAGGAGATTCTGCGCAAGTTCAGGTCGGGCGAGCGCGACACGGCGGAGTTCTGGATCGAACTCGGCGGCCGCTTCGTCCATATCCGCTACTTCGCCGTGCGCCAGGCGGACGGAACCTACGAGGGCTGCCTGGAAGTGAGCCAGGACGTGACCGCCATCCGCGCGCTGACGGGGCAGCGGCGGTTGTTGGAATGGAATTAA
- a CDS encoding Tim44 domain-containing protein yields MHSTPSTTHDAATAAHDATIPQTRPARKPDAAARTRSPLRLLVVPLIAVMFLFIVAEAAEARRMGGGGSFGSRPSYNQGAPARQGQSQQRQTNREQQTAPGQQAAQGTPARMGGMGGMLGGMLMGGLIGSMLFGGGMGGGVGMLEILLLAGGAFLIFRLIKSRREAATATASSYSYSGGTPQGQPMSGSGGWGHLNNASPAPESAPASVMPQGMDEQEFLSGAKILFNRLQASWDRRDLDDIREFTSPEVHAEIVRQASEDPGPSRTEVLMLEGRVVESRQEGSETIISVLFDALMREDQSAAQAAQVREVWHFSRDEAAPRPQWTLEGIQQLEV; encoded by the coding sequence ATGCATTCCACCCCTTCGACCACGCACGACGCGGCCACGGCCGCTCATGACGCCACCATCCCCCAGACCCGCCCCGCCCGGAAACCGGACGCGGCCGCCAGGACCAGGAGCCCCCTGCGGCTGCTCGTGGTTCCCCTGATCGCGGTCATGTTCCTGTTCATCGTGGCCGAGGCGGCCGAGGCCCGGCGCATGGGCGGCGGCGGATCGTTCGGCAGCAGGCCGTCCTACAACCAGGGCGCGCCCGCCAGGCAGGGCCAGAGCCAGCAGCGCCAGACCAACCGCGAGCAGCAGACCGCGCCCGGCCAGCAGGCGGCCCAGGGCACTCCCGCCCGCATGGGCGGCATGGGCGGCATGCTCGGCGGCATGCTGATGGGCGGGCTGATCGGCTCCATGCTCTTCGGCGGCGGCATGGGCGGCGGCGTGGGCATGCTCGAAATCCTGCTCCTGGCGGGCGGCGCGTTCCTGATCTTCAGGCTCATCAAGTCGCGCCGCGAAGCGGCCACGGCTACCGCCTCTTCCTACTCCTACTCCGGCGGAACGCCCCAGGGCCAGCCCATGAGCGGCTCCGGCGGCTGGGGACACCTGAACAACGCGAGTCCAGCGCCCGAAAGCGCCCCCGCGAGCGTCATGCCCCAAGGCATGGACGAGCAGGAATTCCTGTCTGGAGCCAAGATACTCTTCAATCGCCTGCAAGCCTCCTGGGACCGCCGCGACCTTGACGACATCCGCGAGTTCACGAGCCCCGAGGTGCACGCCGAGATCGTGCGCCAGGCCTCCGAGGACCCCGGCCCGAGCCGCACCGAGGTGCTGATGCTCGAAGGGCGCGTGGTGGAGTCCCGCCAGGAGGGCTCCGAGACGATCATCAGCGTGCTCTTCGACGCCCTGATGCGCGAGGACCAAAGCGCCGCGCAGGCCGCGCAAGTGCGCGAGGTTTGGCACTTCTCGCGCGACGAGGCCGCGCCCCGGCCGCAGTGGACGCTCGAAGGCATCCAGCAGCTCGAAGTCTAG
- a CDS encoding type II toxin-antitoxin system VapC family toxin produces the protein MTFCLDTNTVIAFFKGRGGVTQRLLSLPPASIVLPAVVVYELLVGVRRARHPQRMGDQLRSFLDPVRIVDFGLAEADAAASIRIELEAKGQPIGPHDLLIAATALAGNHTLVTHNMREFARVTGLRVEDWQGDA, from the coding sequence GTGACGTTCTGCCTCGACACCAACACGGTCATCGCATTCTTCAAGGGTCGCGGCGGCGTGACGCAAAGGCTTCTGAGCCTGCCGCCCGCCTCGATCGTCCTGCCCGCCGTGGTCGTCTACGAGCTTCTGGTCGGCGTCCGCCGCGCCCGGCACCCGCAACGCATGGGGGATCAGTTGCGCAGCTTCCTCGACCCCGTGCGCATCGTGGATTTCGGGCTCGCCGAGGCCGACGCGGCCGCCTCCATCCGCATCGAGTTGGAAGCCAAGGGACAGCCGATCGGCCCGCACGACCTGCTCATCGCGGCCACGGCGCTGGCGGGAAACCACACGCTCGTCACCCACAACATGCGGGAATTCGCCCGCGTGACCGGACTGCGGGTGGAGGACTGGCAAGGGGACGCTTGA